A window of the Haloquadratum walsbyi C23 genome harbors these coding sequences:
- a CDS encoding sulfurtransferase: MTTDDYAKDVLVSPEWVTDRLDEIQSDDPDYRLVEVDVDTEAYDEAHAPGAIGFNWETQLQDPTTRDILDKEDFETLLGNHGISDDSTVIIYGDNSNWFASYTYWQFKYYGHDDVRLLNGARDYWLDNDYPVTDEVPEYPTVEYEARGPFESIRAYRDDVDHAIDQDLPLVDVRSPEEFSGEILAPPGLNETAQRGGHIPGASNISWADTVNDDGTFKSAEELESIYADYDIDGSETTVAYCRIGERSSIAWFALHELLGYDEVVNYDGSWTEWGNLVGAPIETGGAD; this comes from the coding sequence ATGACAACTGATGATTATGCAAAAGATGTGTTAGTATCACCTGAGTGGGTTACAGACAGACTCGATGAAATCCAAAGTGATGATCCTGACTATCGTCTTGTTGAGGTCGACGTTGATACGGAGGCGTATGATGAGGCGCATGCGCCCGGTGCGATTGGATTTAATTGGGAAACACAACTTCAGGACCCAACCACTCGTGATATTCTTGATAAGGAAGATTTTGAAACACTTCTCGGAAATCACGGGATCTCAGATGACTCAACGGTTATCATTTATGGCGATAATTCTAATTGGTTTGCCTCATACACCTACTGGCAATTCAAATACTATGGTCACGATGACGTCCGGTTACTGAACGGTGCTCGCGACTATTGGCTTGATAATGACTATCCAGTAACCGATGAGGTTCCGGAGTACCCTACTGTTGAGTATGAAGCCCGTGGTCCCTTTGAGTCAATCCGCGCATATCGAGATGATGTTGACCATGCCATTGACCAAGATCTTCCACTCGTGGATGTTCGATCACCAGAAGAGTTCTCTGGTGAGATTCTCGCACCACCTGGACTCAATGAAACCGCACAGCGTGGAGGTCACATCCCAGGAGCATCAAATATCTCTTGGGCTGATACGGTCAATGATGATGGAACATTCAAATCTGCGGAGGAACTCGAATCAATCTATGCAGACTATGATATTGATGGTTCAGAAACAACTGTTGCGTATTGCCGAATTGGCGAACGCTCCTCAATTGCTTGGTTCGCGCTGCATGAACTTCTTGGCTATGATGAAGTTGTGAACTATGACGGCTCCTGGACTGAATGGGGCAATCTTGTTGGCGCACC